A window of Streptomyces sp. Je 1-332 genomic DNA:
CCGTGGACGGACCCGCGCAAGTGGCAGCCGTACCCCACCGTCTTCCAGCAGGCCCACGCGGCCGGTGTGCACACCGCGCAGGTGTCGTCCCCGACGTTCGAGCGCACCCCGCTCACGAAGATCGCGCTGAGCGGCGGCAGCTTCCGCGGCCGGCTCTCCGGCGAGGACCGCATGGACCTCGCGGCTGAGCAACTGGGCGCGGGCGACCGTTCGTTGGTCTACACGTACTACGCGGAGGTGGACGGCAAGGGTCACCGCTTCGGCGTCGACTCCGACGCCTGGCGCGGCCAGCTCATGTACGTCGACCGCCTGGTCCAGCGGCTGGCCGAGCAACTCCCGCCGCGCAGCGCCCTGTACGTGACCGCCGACCACGGCATGCTCGACATCCCCTTCGACGAGCAGTCCCGCATCGACTTCGACGAGGACTGGGAGCTGCGCGCGGGCGTCGCGCTCCTCGGTGGCGAGGGCCGCGCGCGCCATGTGTACGCGGTTCCGGGCGCCGAGAGCGACGTCCTGACCGTCTGGCGCGAGGTGCTCGGCGAGCAGTTCTGGATCGCGAGCCGGGACGAGGCGATCGCGGCGGGCTGGTTCGGCCCGCCCGGCGCCGTCGACGAGCGCGTGTACGGACGCATCGGCGACGTGATCGCGGCGGCCCACGACGACGTGGCGATCATCGCCTCCGAGAAGGAGCCGAAGGAGTCGGCCCTCGTCGGCATGCACGGCTCGATGACCGCCGTCGAGCAGCTCGTACCGCTCCTCGAAGTACGCTCCTGAACACACCGCCGACCCGCACCTGACCCGTACCTCCCGGACCGCGTCCGCACGTCCCGAAAGGCCGCAACTCCCCATGCCCGAGCTGGTGTTCTTCTCCGGAACGATGGACTGCGGAAAGAGCACCCTGGCTCTGCAGATCGAGCACAACCGCTCGGCCCGCGGCCTGCAGGGGATGATCTTCACCCGTGACGACCGGGCCGGCGAGGGCAAGCTCTCCTCGCGGCTCGGCCTCGTCACGGACGCGATCGAGGCCGCCGACGACTTCGACTTCTACGCCCATCTCGTCGACCACCTCTCGCAGGGCGGCCGCGCGGACTACGTGATCGCGGACGAGGCGCAGTTCCTCGCGCCCGGCCAGATCGACCAGCTGGCACGGGTCGTCGACGACCTCGGCCTCGACGTGTTCGCCTTCGGCATCACCACGGACTTCCGCTCCAAGCTCTTCCCCGGCTCGCAGCGCCTGGTCGAACTCGCCGACCGCGTCGAGGTGTTGCAGGTGGAGGCGCTGTGCTGGTGCGGTGCCCGCGCCACCCACAACGCCCGCACCATAGGCGGGGCGATGGTCGTCGAAGGGGCCCAGGTCGTCGTCGGCGATGTCAACCAAGCGGCGGACGAGGTGGGTTACGAGGTGCTGTGCCGCCGCCACCACAGGCGCCGGATGACGAGCGCCACGGCGCATGCCGCGGCGCTCTCGCCCGATGTGCTGCCCGTGGCGTCCGCCTGACCGTCCACTTACTTCACGCCGAGCAGTTGCTCCAGCGGGTCGATGGCGAAGTAGACGAGGAAGAGGGCCGCTGTGCCCCACAGCAGCCAGTGGACCTCGCGGGCCTTGCCCAGGCAGGCCTTGATGGCGACGTACGAGATGAAGCCGGCGCCGATGCCGTTGGTGATGGAGTACGTGAACGGCATGACCGCGATGGTCAGGAACGCCGGTACCGCCAGTTCGTAGCGGTCCCAGTCGATGTGCTTGACCTGGGTCATCATCAGGAATCCGACCGCGACGAGCGCGGGTGACGCGGCCTGCATGGGCACCATGGTCAGGACCGGGGTCAGGAACAGGGCGAGGCCGAACAGGCCTCCGGTGATCAGGTTCGCGAAGCCGGTGCGGGCGCCTTCCCCGACACCGGCCGCCGACTCGATGTACGTGGTGGCGGAGGACGACGAGGACGCGCCGCCGACGACGGCCGCCGCACCATCGATGAGCAGCACACGGCCGAGGCCGGGGACCTGGCCGCGCTCGTCGAGGAGACCGGCCTCGGCCGTGACGCCGACGATGGTGCCCATCGTGTCGAAGAAGTCCGACAGGATGAGGGTGAAGACGAGCAGCACCACCGTGAGGACGCTCACCTGCCCGAAGGAGCCGAACAGGTCGAAGTCGCCGAGGAGGGCGAAGTCGGGAGCGGCGACGGGCTTGTCAGGCATCGACGGAGCGGTCAGGCCCCACGACTTGACGTCGGCGATGCCGTTGACGATCACGGCGAAGACCGTCGTCACCACGATGCTGATGAGGATGGCGCCCCGCACCTTGCGGGCGAGCAGCACGACCGTCAGGAGCACACCGAGGCAGAAGACGAGCATCGGCCAGCCGGTCAGCGAGCCGGTGCCGAGCTGGACGGGAATGGTGCTGTTCGCGGCGTCCGGGACGCGCGTGACGAACCCCGCGTCGACGAAGCCGATGAACGCGATGAACAGACCGATCCCGACGCTGATGGCCTGCTTGAGCGGCTGCGGGATGGCGTGCATGATCGCCTCGCGCAGACCGGTCATCACCAGGACGCAGATCAGCAGGCCTTCGAGCACGATGAGACCCATCGCGTCGTCCCAGCTCATCAGCGGCGCGATCTGGAACGCCACGACGGCGTTGATGCCGAGGCCCGCGGCGAGCGCGAGCGGCAGATTGCCGCCGACGCCCATGATCAGGGTCATCATCGCGGCCACGAGAGCGGTGGCGGTCACCAGTTGGGCGCCGTCCAGCTGTGTGCCGAACTTGTCCTCGGTGCTGCCGAGGATGATCGGGTTGAGCACGAGGATGTAGGCCATGGTGAAGAACGTGGCGAAGCCGCCGCGTATCTCACGGCCGTACGTCGAACCCCGCTCGGTGATGCGGAAGAACCGGTCGAGCGGGCCGCCGGGATACGCCGGCGGGGCGTCGGCGGGGCCTGGCTGGCCGTAGGGCCCGGACGGGCCTGTCGCGCTGGTCGTCATGAGCGTTACTCCTGGACCGGACAAAGGGGGACGTGTGACGGAGGGTCATCAAACGGTGTGCGCGGGTGTTTGGGGGAACGCACATGCGACGCCTCGCGAGCGGATCATACGGGGGGTCGCCACGGCCTCGACTCCGGCCTCATTACTGGGCAGTACGGGCAGTTGGGCTCTTGTTACTTCCTACGAACTTGACTGCGACGCTTGCGCGAAAACCGAGTCAAAGGCGACAGATGACATGGAGTTAACGCCCGTAACTCCATAGTGTCTGGCCCCGTGCACCCACCACCCCCGTTCAATGCCAGGGCCGCCCGGACGCTCCGCGAGAAGCTCGGGATGGCCCCCGGCCACGTCGCCTACGGCATGCGTGTCTCGTACGGCCTGGAGTACGTCTCGCCCGAACACGTCACCGCGTGGGAGCAGGGCAGGGCAGTGCCCACGTCGAACGAGCTCGCCGCCCTGGCCGGTGCCCTGTGGTGCGCGCCCCATGAACTCATCGGCGCCCCGCGGACGCTGCGGGACCACCGTCTCGCGTGCGGGCTCGCCATCGAGGACGTCTCCCGTGCCACCGGCCTCGATCCGCGTGCCTATCAGCAGATGGAAGAGACCAACACATGGACGGGCAACCGGCGCCAGTCGGCCCATCTCGGGTCCGTGCTGAAGCTGGGCCCGCGCGATTTCGTGGCCGTCACCGGACTCGAGGACGAACTCGCCCGACTCCTCACGGAAGCCGTCAGCACCCGGTGGCAGGCGCACATCCGGTCGATCGCCAAGCTGCTCTCCATGGAGCGCCAGGATCTGCAGGAGCCGCTCAAGGCCATGCACCAGGAGTACCAGGCGCTCCTGACGGCCACCCTCGGCCGGGTCGGCAACGCCGCCGCGTCGGGCGAGACGGGGCGGCGCTATCTAGAAGACATCGTCGACCACTTCTGGTCCAGGTTCCCCGGCAGCGGTCCCGGCGGGACATGACCGTACGGACCTCAGGGTTGTTCGGGGGTCAGCTCTCCGAGTGCACGAGAGTGAAGACCGCACCCTCGGGGTCGGCGACCGTGGCCACCCGCCCGTGCGGACCCGCCTGCGCCGGCTTCACGACGTGCCCACCGAGTTCGGTGACCCGCCGTACCGACTCGTCCACGTCGGCGACCTCGAAGTACGTCATCCAGTGCGCGCCCCGGTCCCGCGGCAGCGCCTGGCCCATGCCGCGCACCGAGGCGACCGGCCGTCCGTCGACCTGGAGCGTCAGGTAGTCGACGTCGGGCGAGGTGGCAGCCTCCTCGGTGTATCCGAAGACCGCTTGGTAGAACTTGACGACGCCCGCCGTCTCGTGGGTGACCAGTTCGTTCCAGGCCGGGGCTCCGGGCTCCCCGACGAGGGCGGCGCCCAGATGCTCCGCCGCCTGCCAGATCCCGAACACCGCGCCGGCCGGGTCCACCGCGATGGCCATCCGCCCGGCCGCGCCCGCGTCCAGCGGGCCGACGCCGATCGTGCCGCAGCAGTGCCGCACGGCCTCGGCCGTCGCGTCCACGTCGTCCGACGCCAGGTACGGCGTCCAGGCGATCGGCAGATGGTGGTCGGGCGGCAGCTGGCCGATCCCGGCGACCTCGTGCCCGTCAAGCAGCGCCCGTACGTAGGGCCCGAGCTGCTCCGGTCCCGGCCGGAACTCCCAGCCGAACAACGCTCCGTAGAAGTCCTGGGTCGCGGCCAGGCCGTGTGCCATCAGGCTCACCCAGGTGGGTGTGCCGGGCGTACGGCGGACGGCCCCCATGCCGTCACGCTGACCCGTCGACCCCCGTGCCTCCGTCATCGTCACTCTCTCCTCGGCCCGTCATGGTGGCCGCTAGGCTCCGCTTTCGAATGCACGTACGTCCCGCTCGGCAGTACACGGTGTGCCCGGTTCCGTACGCCGCGTGTTCGGTCCGGCGGAGCAGGGTAGCCGGACCTGGCCGATGCGGCCACCCCGTACGCAAGGATGGGGCCATGAATGCCATCATCTCCGCAACCGAACTCGCGAGCGACCTGGCAGGCGAGAACCCGCCAGTGCTCCTGGACATCCGCTGGCAGCTGAGCACCGCCAAGGCCGCGGGCGCCCCCGCCTTCGACGGCCGGGCCGAGTACGAGAAGGGGCACATCCCGGGCGCCGTCTTCGTCGACCTGGACGCCGACCTCGCGGGGCAGGCGGGCCCGGCCGGACGGCACCCGCTGCCGGACGTGGGGCACTTCGGTGCGGTGATGCGGGCCGCCGGGGTCGTCGCCGACCGGGAGGTGGTCGTGTACGACGGCGGGCAGGGCTGGGCCGCCGCGCGCGCCTGGTGGCTGTTGCGCTGGACGGGGCATCCGTCCGTGCGGGTGCTCGACGGCGGTCTCGCGGCGTGGGGCGGCCCGCTGAAGTCGGGCGACGAGCGCCCGGCCGCCGAGGGCTCGTTCGTCCCCGGGGCGAACACCACGGACCTGCTCGACGCCGACGCCGCGGCTGCCGTGGCCCGCTCCGGGCTGCTCCTGGACGCCCGCGCGGCCGAGCGCTACCGCGGTGACGTCGAGCCGATCGACCGTGTCGGCGGCCACATCCCGGGTGCGGTCTCCGCGCCGACCACGGAGAACGTCACGGCGGACGGCACCTTCAGGCCGGCCGCCGACCTCGCGGAGCGCTTCAACTCCCTGGGCGCGTCCGGCACTTCCGAGGTCGGCGTCTACTGCGGCTCGGGTGTCTCCGGCGCCCACGAGGTGCTGGCCCTCGCGGTGGCGGGCATCCCGGCGTCGCTGTACGTCGGCTCGTGGTCGGAGTGGTCATCGGACGATTCCCGTCCGGTGGCCAAGGGCCCGGACCCGCAGTAGCGGACGGTTGGTCGGAAGGGGCCGGGCCCCGCACCTGCACGGTGCGGGGCCCGGCCCCTTCTGACGGACGACGCCGTCTACTCCTGCTTCTTACGACGCGTGCCGAAGACGATCTCATCCCAGCTGGGCACGGCCGCGCGCCGCCCGGGACGGACGCCGTCCGCCTCCGCCTGGCGGTCGGTGGTGCCGACGAGGCGGTCGCGGTGGCTGGCCACCGAGCGCGGCATCAGGACGTCCGCGTACGCGGAACCCGCGCCTGCCGACGCGGCGGGGGCCTCCTCGGCCTCCGGGTCCTGCTCGGGCTGCTCCTCCACCGGCACCGGCACCGGCGGGAGATCCGTCGGCTGGGGCACGGGGCGCTCCGGCACGATCATGTCGCCGCGGAAGCTCGGCACCGCCTCCAAGAGGCTGGTGAGAGAGTCCCGCTCCGACTCGGAGACGGCCGCCGTCGCGCCGGTGGCCGTGTTCTCCTCCCCGGGCTCCGGGGGCAGCGGCACGCTCGGGCGGTCCAACTGCCGGTCCAACTGCCGGTCCAGGGCGCGGTCGAGCGGCCGGTCGAGCGATGGCCTGTCCCGGGGCAGCCGGGCGATGCGCGGCACGAACGGGAAGCTGGGCTCGGGCGCGGCGATGTCGTCCGTCTCGCCGATCAGCGAGCGCGCCTCGTCGTCCACGGCCTGTACGAGCCGCCGCGGCGGGTCGTACGTCCAGCTCGCGGAGTGCGGTTCGGTCGCGACGCGGTAGACGAGCAGTACTTCCCAGGTGCCGTCGTCTCGGCGCCAGGAGTCCCACTGGACGGT
This region includes:
- a CDS encoding nucleotide pyrophosphatase/phosphodiesterase family protein; translation: MSLSAWDDVQPLALDSAPLPEYGAGSLADLLPTLVSHQGVEGFAPVIPELAPADRNCVFLIDGLGWEQLRAHPDEAPFLTSLIGSSRGGTARPITAGFPATTATSLASVGTGLPPASHGLPGYTVRNPATGELMNQLRWNPWTDPRKWQPYPTVFQQAHAAGVHTAQVSSPTFERTPLTKIALSGGSFRGRLSGEDRMDLAAEQLGAGDRSLVYTYYAEVDGKGHRFGVDSDAWRGQLMYVDRLVQRLAEQLPPRSALYVTADHGMLDIPFDEQSRIDFDEDWELRAGVALLGGEGRARHVYAVPGAESDVLTVWREVLGEQFWIASRDEAIAAGWFGPPGAVDERVYGRIGDVIAAAHDDVAIIASEKEPKESALVGMHGSMTAVEQLVPLLEVRS
- a CDS encoding thymidine kinase, with the protein product MPELVFFSGTMDCGKSTLALQIEHNRSARGLQGMIFTRDDRAGEGKLSSRLGLVTDAIEAADDFDFYAHLVDHLSQGGRADYVIADEAQFLAPGQIDQLARVVDDLGLDVFAFGITTDFRSKLFPGSQRLVELADRVEVLQVEALCWCGARATHNARTIGGAMVVEGAQVVVGDVNQAADEVGYEVLCRRHHRRRMTSATAHAAALSPDVLPVASA
- a CDS encoding NCS2 family permease; its protein translation is MTTSATGPSGPYGQPGPADAPPAYPGGPLDRFFRITERGSTYGREIRGGFATFFTMAYILVLNPIILGSTEDKFGTQLDGAQLVTATALVAAMMTLIMGVGGNLPLALAAGLGINAVVAFQIAPLMSWDDAMGLIVLEGLLICVLVMTGLREAIMHAIPQPLKQAISVGIGLFIAFIGFVDAGFVTRVPDAANSTIPVQLGTGSLTGWPMLVFCLGVLLTVVLLARKVRGAILISIVVTTVFAVIVNGIADVKSWGLTAPSMPDKPVAAPDFALLGDFDLFGSFGQVSVLTVVLLVFTLILSDFFDTMGTIVGVTAEAGLLDERGQVPGLGRVLLIDGAAAVVGGASSSSSATTYIESAAGVGEGARTGFANLITGGLFGLALFLTPVLTMVPMQAASPALVAVGFLMMTQVKHIDWDRYELAVPAFLTIAVMPFTYSITNGIGAGFISYVAIKACLGKAREVHWLLWGTAALFLVYFAIDPLEQLLGVK
- a CDS encoding helix-turn-helix transcriptional regulator; translation: MHPPPPFNARAARTLREKLGMAPGHVAYGMRVSYGLEYVSPEHVTAWEQGRAVPTSNELAALAGALWCAPHELIGAPRTLRDHRLACGLAIEDVSRATGLDPRAYQQMEETNTWTGNRRQSAHLGSVLKLGPRDFVAVTGLEDELARLLTEAVSTRWQAHIRSIAKLLSMERQDLQEPLKAMHQEYQALLTATLGRVGNAAASGETGRRYLEDIVDHFWSRFPGSGPGGT
- a CDS encoding VOC family protein: MTEARGSTGQRDGMGAVRRTPGTPTWVSLMAHGLAATQDFYGALFGWEFRPGPEQLGPYVRALLDGHEVAGIGQLPPDHHLPIAWTPYLASDDVDATAEAVRHCCGTIGVGPLDAGAAGRMAIAVDPAGAVFGIWQAAEHLGAALVGEPGAPAWNELVTHETAGVVKFYQAVFGYTEEAATSPDVDYLTLQVDGRPVASVRGMGQALPRDRGAHWMTYFEVADVDESVRRVTELGGHVVKPAQAGPHGRVATVADPEGAVFTLVHSES
- a CDS encoding sulfurtransferase; translation: MNAIISATELASDLAGENPPVLLDIRWQLSTAKAAGAPAFDGRAEYEKGHIPGAVFVDLDADLAGQAGPAGRHPLPDVGHFGAVMRAAGVVADREVVVYDGGQGWAAARAWWLLRWTGHPSVRVLDGGLAAWGGPLKSGDERPAAEGSFVPGANTTDLLDADAAAAVARSGLLLDARAAERYRGDVEPIDRVGGHIPGAVSAPTTENVTADGTFRPAADLAERFNSLGASGTSEVGVYCGSGVSGAHEVLALAVAGIPASLYVGSWSEWSSDDSRPVAKGPDPQ
- the sepH gene encoding septation protein SepH, which encodes MPELRVVAVSNDGTRLVLKAADSTEYTLPIDERLRAAVRGDRPRLGQIEIEVESHLRPRDIQARIRAGASAEEVASLAGIPVDRVRRFEGPVLAERAFMAERARKTPVRRPGENTGPQLGEAVSERLLLRGADKETVQWDSWRRDDGTWEVLLVYRVATEPHSASWTYDPPRRLVQAVDDEARSLIGETDDIAAPEPSFPFVPRIARLPRDRPSLDRPLDRALDRQLDRQLDRPSVPLPPEPGEENTATGATAAVSESERDSLTSLLEAVPSFRGDMIVPERPVPQPTDLPPVPVPVEEQPEQDPEAEEAPAASAGAGSAYADVLMPRSVASHRDRLVGTTDRQAEADGVRPGRRAAVPSWDEIVFGTRRKKQE